AATCAATTTAAGTCGCACCGTATTAATATTATAGATACTCCTGGACATGTGGATTTCACCATTGAAGTAGAACGTTCTATGCGTATACTTGATGGGGTAGTAATGATTTATTGTGCTGTAGGAGGCGTACAACCTCAATCTGAGACAGTGTGGCGTCAAGCAAATAAATATAAAGTACCACGTATTGCATTTATAAACAAAATGGATCGAGTAGGCGCAGATTATCTACGAGTTGTAGAACAGTTAAAAACTAGATTATTTGCTAATCCCGTTCCTATTCAATTAGCTATAGGTTCAGAAGATAAATTTACTGGCATTATAGATTTGATCAAAATGAAAGCTATTCACTGGAATGAATCAGATCAAGGCGTCACTTTTAGTTATAGTGAAATACCTGATAATTTAATAGAATTATCAGATGTTTGGCATAAGCATTTAATAGAATCTGCTGTTGAAGCATCTGAAGAATTAATGGATAAATATTTATCTAATAAAGGTCAATTGACAGAACAAGAAATTAAACAAGCGTTACGTCAAAGAGTATTAAGCAACGAAATCATATTAGTAACATGTGGATCCGCTTTTAAAAACAAGGGGGTACAAGCTATGCTAGATGCTGTTGTAGAATACTTACCATCCCCAAGTGATATAACATCTATCACAGGTGTACTAAAAGACGGATCTACTCAAGTGCAGCGTCATGCCAATGATAGCGAACCGTTTTCGGCCTTAGCTTTTAAAATAGCTACTGATCCATTTGTAGGAAACTTAACTTTTTTTCGAGTTTATTCAGGCGTAGTGAGCTCCGGAGATAGTGTTTTAAACCCCATAAAATCAAAACGTGAACGATTCGGTCGAATAGTGCAAATGCATGCAAATAAAAGAGAAGAAATAAAATCCGTTCATTCGGGCGATATTGCTGCAGCTATTGGTTTAAAAGATGTTGATACTGGAGATACTTTGTGTGATCCATCTTCCCCAATTATACTTGAACGTATGGAATTTCCAGAACCCGTAATTTCTGTGATGGTTGAAGCTAAAACTAAATCAGATCAGGAAAAAATGGGTTTAGCTTTAAGTCGTTTAGCTCAAGAAGATCCATCGTTTCGTGTATGGATCGATAAAGACTCCGGGCAAACTATCATCGCTGGAATGGGTGAATTGCATTTAGAAATTCTTGTAGAACGTATGAAAAGAGAGTTTAATGTTGAAGCTAATGTAGGTAAACCTCAAGTTGCTTATCGAGAAACCATTCGAACTAGTGTAAAAC
This sequence is a window from Blochmannia endosymbiont of Camponotus sp. C-003. Protein-coding genes within it:
- the fusA gene encoding elongation factor G, whose amino-acid sequence is MTRVTPIVRYRNIGISAHIDAGKTTTTERILFYTGVNHKIGEVHTGSATMDWMEQEQERGITITSAATTCFWSGMANQFKSHRINIIDTPGHVDFTIEVERSMRILDGVVMIYCAVGGVQPQSETVWRQANKYKVPRIAFINKMDRVGADYLRVVEQLKTRLFANPVPIQLAIGSEDKFTGIIDLIKMKAIHWNESDQGVTFSYSEIPDNLIELSDVWHKHLIESAVEASEELMDKYLSNKGQLTEQEIKQALRQRVLSNEIILVTCGSAFKNKGVQAMLDAVVEYLPSPSDITSITGVLKDGSTQVQRHANDSEPFSALAFKIATDPFVGNLTFFRVYSGVVSSGDSVLNPIKSKRERFGRIVQMHANKREEIKSVHSGDIAAAIGLKDVDTGDTLCDPSSPIILERMEFPEPVISVMVEAKTKSDQEKMGLALSRLAQEDPSFRVWIDKDSGQTIIAGMGELHLEILVERMKREFNVEANVGKPQVAYRETIRTSVKQEGKFIRQSGGRGQFGHVWLRIEPMHSHEEENYKFLNEIVGGVVPKEYIPAVDKGIQEQINNGILAGYPIVDVCVAIFDGSYHEVDSSEIAFKIAGSIAFKEGFMKAHPVLLEPIMNVEIETPEDYMGDVIADLNRRRGMISGLENSTISGKIICAQVPLSEMFGYATGLRSQTQGRAPYSMEFLKYNEVPNSIAQIIINSRQIKQ